The Fuscovulum sp. sequence TCGCCCTTCCGCAGCGACAGCGTCACATCGTCATTCGCCACCAGCGCGCCGAACCGCTTGGTGATCCCGTCCAGTTCCAGCACCGGTCCTGCGCTCATGGATGCCCCGCAATCGCATAAGGATAGGCCACCACCGGGGCCACCGCCGCCAGCCGCGCGCCCAGCGCCAGCAGCGCCCGGTCACACCCGACGCGGCCCGCAATCTGCACCCCCACCGGAATGCCGCCCCCGGCATAGGGGATCACCAGCGCCGGAAAGCCCGACGCATTCGCCATCGCCGCACCGGGGGCCACCGCCCCCATCTGCGCGAAATGCGCCGCAACATCGCGCGCCTGCATGTCAAAGGCCCCCACCTTCGGCACGCCCCGCGCCAGCACGGGCGAAATCACCGCATCCACCCCCGCCATCCAAGTCTCCCATTCCGCCGTCAGCACCGCCATCTCGCGGCTCGCAGCAAACAACTCCGCCGCCCCCATCCCGCGGCCTTCCTCCAGCACCGCCGCCGCGATGGGCGTCAATTCTTCCCCCGGAACCCCCAGATAACCCATCCATTCCGCCAGCGATGCCGTCAGCACTGTCCGCGCCACCCTGTCCGCCCGCGCCGACAGCGCCGCCGGAAAGGCCCGCTCTTCCACGCCCAGACCCAGATCTTCCGCCAACTGCGCCACCGCCCGCGCTGCCTCAGCCTGCCCCGGATCGCACCCCACGGGGACCATCACCGCCACCCGCCCCGCCAAGAATCCCCGATCCCCGGCCCAAGGCTCTGCCGCCGCGTCAAAGGCCGCCGCCACATCCCGAACCGACCGCGCCAGAACCAGCTCGCTCGCCAATCCCATCAGCCAGTTGCCCTGATCCGGCCCCATCGGCACCGCGCCGCGCGATGGCTTCAACCCCACCAGCCCGCAACAGGCCGCAGGCATCCGGATCGACCCTGCCGCATCGGTCGCATGGGCAATCGCGACGATCCCCCCCGCCACCGCCGCCGCCGCCCCGCCCGATGATCCGCCGGGCGAAAGCCGCGCATCCCAAGGGTTCACCGCAGGGTCCGACGTCAGCGCCAGCCCGAATTCCGGCACCGTGGTCAACCCGAACGGCACCAACCCCGCCGCCCGAAACCGCGCAAACAGATCGCTGTCTGTCGCCTGATCCACCCGCCGCCTTGCCAACGCCGCCGATCCCGCCACAGGCGACAACCCCGCCGCGCCTGACCCCAGATCCTTGCCCAGAAACGGCACGCCGCCAAACGGCCCCGGCACGAAGCCACGCCCCGCGTCAGGCTCCAGCCGCACCACCGCCCCGAACCGATCCGCCGCCGCCACCGCAGCCGCAAAAACCTCGGGCGCGGAAACCGCACCCGAGGCTATCGCCGCCGCAAGAGACGTGGCGTCTTGCAAGATCAGGCAGGTTCGTTCGCGTCGATTGGCACCTCGAAGGTTCCCGCCGCAATGGCGGCCTTCTTCTCTTCCATCGCCGGGATCGCATCCGCAGGCACTTCCTCGGCCACGAAGATCAGCTCGTTGCCGCCGTATTTCATGAAGGAATACTCGGTGTAATCCCGGCCCACCGGCTTGCCCGCCACCACATCGGCCACGATGGCCTCAATCGTCGGGCGATAGTTCCAGATGGCATTGGCAAACACCGTCCCCGGATAGCGCGGCGTATAGTCGATCAGCGACCCGATCGCCTTCACCCCGCGCTCCTGCGCGCCATCGGCCGTGCCGATCCGCTCGCCGAACAGGATATCCGCCCCGCCGTCGATCTGCGCTACCGCGGCCTCCTTGGCCTTGGCCGGATCGAACCACGCGCCGATGAACCCGTTCAGGAACTTCGCCTCCGGGTTCACTTCCTTCACCCCCATGCGGAAGGCGTTGATCAGCAAGTTCACCTCCGGGATCGGATAGCCGCCAACAGACCCGAAGGTCCCCGTCGTCGACATCTTCCCTGCCAGCATCCCCGCCAGATAGGCCGCCTCATGGTTGCGCGTGCCGAACACGCCGAAATTGTCGCCCTCCGCCGCGCCCGACGATCCCATCAGGAAGGCCGTCTCGGGGTAATCCGCCGCCACGGCGCGGGCCTCCGCCTCCACGGCATAGCTTTCGCCCCAGATCAGCTTTGCGCCACCTTCCGCATATTCCCGCATCGCGCGGGGATAGTCGGTCGCGGCCACGCCTTCGGAAAACTCATACTCGATCAACCCATCCGCCGCCGCCGCCTGCATCGCGGCATGGATGCGCGAATTCCAGGCATTCTCCACGGGCGAGGCATGTACCCCCGCCACCTTGATCACGGTCTGGGCATTCACCCGGCGAATGTATGCGGGCAGCGCCAGCGTGGCGGCAGCCCCCATCAGCAGCGTCCGGCGTGTGGTCGAAAAGGTCATGGCGTAACTCCCCGTTGATGTTGTTGTTGGTTTCAGTCTTCCGCAATCGGCGCGTAATCGGCGGGATCGATCCCCGCCGGGCGCCCCGGCAAATCCAGCCGCGCCAGCCGTGGCGCGGTTTCCGCAATCACCCGGCCCGCCCGGATCACTGCGATCCGCGTGGCCTTCATCCGCACTGCCTCGATCGGGTCGCGCGCCTGCAACACCACCATCGTCGCAGGCCCGCCCACACGCAGCGTCGGGTCCGGCAATCCCATCGCCAGATGCCCGTTCACGGTCACGGATGTGAAACTCCACCCCATCGCCTCGCGCGATGTCATGGGGATGGCATGCACCCCCATATGCGCCACTTCCAGCATGTCGGCCGATCCCAGCGGATACCAAGGATCCATCGTGCAATCCTGCCCGAAGGCCACGTTCACCCCCGCCGCCCGCAACTCCGGCACCCGCGTCATCCCCCGCCGCCGGGGATAGGTGTCCGACCGCCCCTGCAATGTGATGTTGATCAGCGGATTGGGCACGATATGCAGCCCCGCCTCCGCAATCAGCGGGATCAGTTTCGACGCATAGTAATTGTCCATCGAATGCATCGACGTGCAGTGTGACCCCACCACTCGCCCCTGCAATCCCAACCGCACGGTTTCCGCCGCCAGCGTCTCGATGTGCCGGCTCATCGGATCGTCGCTTTCGTCGCAATGCAGATCGACGGGCAACCCGCGCTCCACCGCGATCTCACACAGCCGCCGCACCGAATCTGCCCCCGCCTGCATCGTGCGCTCGAAATGCGGGATGCCGCCCACCACATCCACGCCCATATCCAGCGCTCGGATCAGGTTCGCCTCTGCCGTCGGGTCGCGAAACAGCCCGTCCTGCGGGAAAGCCACCAGTTGCAGGTCGATATAGCCCGCGACCTCGCGCTTCACCTCCAGCAAAGCCTCCACAGCCGTCAGCCGGTCATCGCACACATCCACATGCGTCCGGATCGACAACAACCCCTGCGACACTGCCAGATCGCAGTATCGCAGCGCCCGTTCCTTCACCGCCTCGACCGTCAACAAGGGCTTTAACTCGCCCCACAGCGCGATCCCTTCCAGCAGCGTGCCAGACCGGTTCAGCCGGGGCAGGCCAAGGCTCAGCGTCGCATCCATGTGAAAATGCGGGTCGGCAAAAGGCGGCGCCACCAGCCGCCCGCCCGCCTCGATCACCCGGCCCGCTTCGGCCGCAATGCGCGGCGCGATCTCGACGATCCGCCCATCCTTTACCGCGATGTCGACAGCTGTTTTCCCATCGGCAAGACGCCCCGCCCTGACCAGCAGATCCAGCATGTCACCCCCGTTGGCTTGCCCTCCGGACCATAGGGCCCCCAAGGCATTTGTCGCTTGCCTCAGGGTTAACAGGATTTACCCTTCGGTCAAAAAATTTCTTCTGCCGGAATAATGGGCGCTTCCCGGCCTGCGCTGCCCTCGCGAAAGGCAGGCACGAATGGCCCCCCGGCGAATCCCCGCCCTATCGCGCCAGTGCCAGAATGCCCGCCACATCCAGATGCGCCTCCAGATGATCGGCCAGTGCGTCCAGCGTGGCCTCTACCCCGGCCTCATAACCCGTATCCGCCCCGGTCACCCCAAGCGCCGCCAGCCAATCCCGCCGGAACCCATCCGCCGCGAACAGACCGTGCAGATAGCTGCCCGCCACCCGCCCGTCGGCAGACACTGCCCCCTCATCCCGCCCACCGATCCGCGCGAAGGGCCGCGCGCAATCCGGCCCAGTTGTCACGCCCAGATGAATCTCATACCCCGCCACCGCCGCGCCGCTGCCCACATGCACACCGTCCACGAGCGCCAGCCGCTTTTCGCGCCCCAGCACCGTCTCCACATCCAGCAGGCCCAACCCCGGCACCGCTCCCGCCGCCCCTTCGATCCCATCCGGATCGGCCAGCACCTGCCCCAGCATCTGATACCCCCCGCACAAGCCCAGCACCCGCCCACCCCGCCGCCGATGCGCAAACAGGTCAACGTCCCAACCCTGCCCCCGCAGAAAGGCCAGATCGGATGCCGTCGCCTTCGATCCGGGCAGGATCACCGCCGCCGCATCGCCGGGGATCACCTGCCCCGCGCGCAACATCACCAGATCCACCCCCGGCTCCACCTTCAGCGGATCAAGGTCATCGAAATTGGCAATCCCCGGCAGGCACAGCACCACCACCTTCGCCCCCCCGCGATGCGGCCCGCCCACCAGACCCACCGCATCCTCGGCCGGCAACCGCCAGGCGTCCCGGAACCACGGCACCACGCCAAAGCCGCGCCACCCAGTGCGCGCCTCCAGCCAGCGATAGCCGTCATCGAACAACGTCACATCCCCGCGAAAGCGGTTGATGATGAACCCCGCCACCATGGCGGCATCCCCCGCCTCCAGCACCGCCTGCGTCCCCACGATCTGCGCGATCACGCCGCCCCGGTCGATATCCCCCACCAACAGCACCGGCACATCCGCCGCCATGGCAAAGCCCATATTGGCAATGTCGCCCGCCCGCAGGTTCACCTCGGCCGGGCTGCCCGCCCCTTCCACGATCACCAGATCATGCCCCGCCTTCAGCCGGGCAAAGCTCTCCATCACCCCCGCCATCAGGCGCGGCTTCAACCCCGCATAATCGCGGGCCTCTGCCCGTGTCAGCCGCTTGCCCTGCAAGATCACCTGCGCGCCCGTCTCGCTTTCGGGTTTCAGCAGCACCGGGTTCATGTCAGTGACCGGATCAATCCCCGCCGCTCGCGCCTGCAGCGCCTGCGCCCGCCCGATCTCGCCCCCGTCCACCGTCACGGCGGCATTGTTTGACATGTTCTGCGGCTTGAACGGCGCGACGCTCAGCCCCCGCCGCCGCGCCGCCCGGCACAGCCCAGCGACGATCAGCGATTTGCCGACATCTGACCCCGTGCCCTGCACCATCACCGCCCGCATGTCCCGCTCCTCGCAAACAATGCCCCTTCATCGCAGGCCGGGGCGCAGGCCGAAAGCCCGGACGGGATCCTTGCCAAAAGGTGAACGGATTCTGCCGACGCCGTTCGCTGCGTGCATACGCCTGTCTGCACAGCCGTCTGCACCACGCGCTGCACAGGCTTTTCAGCCCCCCGCCAGCCGCCCCTCGGCCCCAAAATGGCGCGGAAAGAACGCCGCCGCACTTGCCCAGACCGTCGCCTGCGCCTCCTCACGGCTATAGGGATTCTGCATCGTCATCAGGTCCAGCCAGACCCCTTCTGTCGTCACTCGCAGCACCCGCGCAATCCGAACCGCATCACCCGAATAGCTGCCAAGCGCAACAAGGTCACTGCAAAGACCCTCCATAAGCCTTTGATATTCTTCATCGTTAGAGCCACAGCTTTCCTGATACATCGGGCGGCTCTGCGCCTCACCCCAGAACGCACACCACGCTGCCAGCCGATCCGCGGTGCAAATGGCCGGCGCAAAATCGGCGTCGATCAAGGCCGCGATCCGGTCCGCCGGATGCGGCCCCGCCACCGCCAACGCCGCCTGCCAATTGGCGCGGTACTCCTCCGACAGGTGATCCAGCGTCGCAGCCAGAAGCTTGTCCTTTGATTCAAAATGGAAATTCGCCAACCCATGCGACAACCCCGCCCGCCTGGCCACCTCACCCAGCGTCGTCCGCGCAAAGCCGTTTTCCGCAATCACCGATATCGTCGCCTCGATCAACTGCAGCCGACGTTCCTCACGGCTCAACTTGCGGCGCGGCGCAGGAGTCGTCTCAGTTGCGGCCTCCATCGGCATTCCTTTCACACAAGAATCTCCTACAATATTGCCCGGAACGCCAACAAAACAAAGGCTTTTCGCCCTCATCAATCATTTTGATTGACAGTTCAATCAGAATCTTGCGACCATTCCCGAACGCCTGCCCCTCCGACCCGGAGCCTTCCGCATGACGACCCACCCGCTCCATTCGCTTCCCATCCCGAACACCTGGGATCGGCGCGGCCTGCCCGGCTGGACCTATCACTCCCCCGCCCTGTTTGAGCTTGAAAAGTCACATGTTTTCCTGACGCACTGGCAGGTGGCCGGGCATGAATGCGACCTGCCCGCCCCCGGCGATTGGCTCACTTTCGACATGCTCGGTGAACGCGCGGTGCTGATGCGGGGCGCCGATGGCGTGGTCCGCGCCTTCCACAACCTGTGCCGCCACCGTGGCGCGCGTGTCGTAGACGGCGACCGCGGCCAATGCCGGGGCGCCATAGTTTGTCCCTTCCATGGCTGGGTCTATAACCTTGACGGCACCCTGCGCGGGGCGGCCCAACCCACCAGCTTTGGCGATATGGATCGCACGAAGTTCGGCCTGAAACCCATTGAACTGCAATCCTTCCATGGATTTCTCTTCATCCGCTTCAATCCCGGCCCACAGCCCGATATCGCCGATTACCTCGCCCCCTATGAGGCCGATTTCGCCGCCTATCGCACCGCCGACATGCTGCCCGTCGCCACCCCCTATTGGTCAACCGAACTGCCGGTGAACTGGAAATCCGTTCGGGATGTCGACAATGAAGGCTACCACGTCCCGCTCGCCCATCCCGGATTGCAGGATCTCTATGGCCGTGACTATCGCGATGTCTTTCTTCCGCATGGGCTGAACATTTCCATCGGCCGCTACGGCGATACCCCCGGCAGGCTCTGGTCGGTGCGCCATTACAACCGCCTGTCCCGGTCACGCGATCACCTGCCCCCGCATCTGGCTGGCGCCTGGACATATTACGGCCTGTTCCCGCAGATCGTTTTTGCCTTCACCCCGGAAGGTGTTCAATACTATCACGAAATCCCGATCGGCCCCGGCCGGACCCGGCTCACCGGCAGGCTCTACCGCAACCCCGATGAAACCCGGCAAGAGCGTCTCGCCCGCTACCTCGCCATGCGCATCGACCGCGACACCTCGGCCGAGGATCAGCAGCTTTCCATCTGGTCGAACGAATCCATGCGCTCGTCGGCTTTCGAAAACTTTCATCTTTCCGATCTCGAATGGGGCCTGCGCCGCCATCACGATGACCTGCGCGCACTGATCCCGGTGATGAAACTGGATCAGGCCCCACCAGAAGACCGCATCGCCGCAATCAATCGGGAAATGCTTGGCGCATCAACCTGACCGCGCCTAGCCTGCCACCACCAGACCGGGCAAACCGGCACATGCCCACAGGGAGACTGCCATGAAACTGACCCGCAGAAATGCCCTTCTGACCCTCGGTAGCACTCTGGCGCTTCCCTATGTCCGCCCCTCTTGGGCGCAGGCCGGAACGGTGAATGTCTACAACTGGTCTGACTATATCGGTGAAACCACCATCGCGGATTTCGAGGCGGAAACCGGCATTGGCGTGGTCTATGACCTGTATTCCAGCGCCGAAGAGATGCAGGCAAAGATGCTGGCCGGATCGACGGGCTATGATGTCGTGGTGATGGCCGGTCTGAACCTGCCTAACTTCGTTCAGGCGGGCGTCTATCAGAAACTGGATCGCAGCCGCCTGACAAACCACGCAAACCTCGACCCACAAATCCTTAAGATCGTTGAAGGATTCGATCCGGGGAACGAACACGGTGTTCCTTACATGTGGGGCTCTGTGGGCGTCACCTATAACCTCGACATGATCCGTGAACGCCTGCCCGATGCCGACCTTGAATCCCTCGACACGCTGTTCAAACCCGAAAACGCCGCCAAGCTGGCGGATTGCGGTATCTCTCTGCTCGATAGCCCCACCGACATCGGCTTCATGGTGATGAAGTATATCGGGATTGATCCCAACACCGCTGGCCCCGCCGAATACCAGAAAATGGCCGAGGCATTTGCCCCCATCCGCGACTATGTCGCCACTTTCGATAATGCCAATTACCTGACCTCCATCCCGAATGGTGAACTTTGCGCCATCAACAGTTGGTCTGGCGATTACGGCGTGGCCAAGGCCCGCGCCGCCGAGGCGGGGATTGAGATGAACCTCGCCTACTACGTTCCAAAGACCGGCGCGCCAGCCTGGTTCGATCTGCTGTGCCTGCCCGCCGACGCGCCCAACACCGACAACGCCTATACCTTCGTCAACTACCTGCTGCGCCCCGAGGTGATTGCCGCCTGCACGAACTTCATCGGCTATGCCAATGCCAACAAGGCAGCAACGCCGCTGGTCGATCCCGCCATTGCATCCGATCCGGCCATCTATCCGGATGACGCGACGCTGGCCCGCATGTTCACCCCCACCCCGCAAACCGAAGAACAGGACCGCGAGATCACCCGCATCTGGACCACCATCAAGTCCGGCGGCTGACCATGACCGCTGCCGCCGCGCCGTTTCTAAGGATCGAGGGCGTCTCCAAGACATTCGGCACCTTTCAGGCCGTGCGCGACGTGTCGCTGACCATCACCAAGGGCGAAATCTTTGCCCTTCTTGGCGGTTCCGGCTGCGGCAAGACAACCCTTTCGCGGATGCTTGCAGGGTTCGAAGAACCCACCGCAGGCCGCATCTTTCTGGACGGGCAGGACATGACAAAGGTTCCGCCTTGGGAACGGCCCGTCCACATGATGTTTCAAAGCTATGCCCTCTTCCCCCACATGAC is a genomic window containing:
- a CDS encoding amidase, translated to MQDATSLAAAIASGAVSAPEVFAAAVAAADRFGAVVRLEPDAGRGFVPGPFGGVPFLGKDLGSGAAGLSPVAGSAALARRRVDQATDSDLFARFRAAGLVPFGLTTVPEFGLALTSDPAVNPWDARLSPGGSSGGAAAAVAGGIVAIAHATDAAGSIRMPAACCGLVGLKPSRGAVPMGPDQGNWLMGLASELVLARSVRDVAAAFDAAAEPWAGDRGFLAGRVAVMVPVGCDPGQAEAARAVAQLAEDLGLGVEERAFPAALSARADRVARTVLTASLAEWMGYLGVPGEELTPIAAAVLEEGRGMGAAELFAASREMAVLTAEWETWMAGVDAVISPVLARGVPKVGAFDMQARDVAAHFAQMGAVAPGAAMANASGFPALVIPYAGGGIPVGVQIAGRVGCDRALLALGARLAAVAPVVAYPYAIAGHP
- a CDS encoding BMP family protein is translated as MTFSTTRRTLLMGAAATLALPAYIRRVNAQTVIKVAGVHASPVENAWNSRIHAAMQAAAADGLIEYEFSEGVAATDYPRAMREYAEGGAKLIWGESYAVEAEARAVAADYPETAFLMGSSGAAEGDNFGVFGTRNHEAAYLAGMLAGKMSTTGTFGSVGGYPIPEVNLLINAFRMGVKEVNPEAKFLNGFIGAWFDPAKAKEAAVAQIDGGADILFGERIGTADGAQERGVKAIGSLIDYTPRYPGTVFANAIWNYRPTIEAIVADVVAGKPVGRDYTEYSFMKYGGNELIFVAEEVPADAIPAMEEKKAAIAAGTFEVPIDANEPA
- a CDS encoding amidohydrolase family protein; the protein is MLDLLVRAGRLADGKTAVDIAVKDGRIVEIAPRIAAEAGRVIEAGGRLVAPPFADPHFHMDATLSLGLPRLNRSGTLLEGIALWGELKPLLTVEAVKERALRYCDLAVSQGLLSIRTHVDVCDDRLTAVEALLEVKREVAGYIDLQLVAFPQDGLFRDPTAEANLIRALDMGVDVVGGIPHFERTMQAGADSVRRLCEIAVERGLPVDLHCDESDDPMSRHIETLAAETVRLGLQGRVVGSHCTSMHSMDNYYASKLIPLIAEAGLHIVPNPLINITLQGRSDTYPRRRGMTRVPELRAAGVNVAFGQDCTMDPWYPLGSADMLEVAHMGVHAIPMTSREAMGWSFTSVTVNGHLAMGLPDPTLRVGGPATMVVLQARDPIEAVRMKATRIAVIRAGRVIAETAPRLARLDLPGRPAGIDPADYAPIAED
- a CDS encoding cobyric acid synthase; amino-acid sequence: MRAVMVQGTGSDVGKSLIVAGLCRAARRRGLSVAPFKPQNMSNNAAVTVDGGEIGRAQALQARAAGIDPVTDMNPVLLKPESETGAQVILQGKRLTRAEARDYAGLKPRLMAGVMESFARLKAGHDLVIVEGAGSPAEVNLRAGDIANMGFAMAADVPVLLVGDIDRGGVIAQIVGTQAVLEAGDAAMVAGFIINRFRGDVTLFDDGYRWLEARTGWRGFGVVPWFRDAWRLPAEDAVGLVGGPHRGGAKVVVLCLPGIANFDDLDPLKVEPGVDLVMLRAGQVIPGDAAAVILPGSKATASDLAFLRGQGWDVDLFAHRRRGGRVLGLCGGYQMLGQVLADPDGIEGAAGAVPGLGLLDVETVLGREKRLALVDGVHVGSGAAVAGYEIHLGVTTGPDCARPFARIGGRDEGAVSADGRVAGSYLHGLFAADGFRRDWLAALGVTGADTGYEAGVEATLDALADHLEAHLDVAGILALAR
- a CDS encoding TetR family transcriptional regulator C-terminal domain-containing protein; protein product: MEAATETTPAPRRKLSREERRLQLIEATISVIAENGFARTTLGEVARRAGLSHGLANFHFESKDKLLAATLDHLSEEYRANWQAALAVAGPHPADRIAALIDADFAPAICTADRLAAWCAFWGEAQSRPMYQESCGSNDEEYQRLMEGLCSDLVALGSYSGDAVRIARVLRVTTEGVWLDLMTMQNPYSREEAQATVWASAAAFFPRHFGAEGRLAGG
- a CDS encoding aromatic ring-hydroxylating dioxygenase subunit alpha, with the translated sequence MTTHPLHSLPIPNTWDRRGLPGWTYHSPALFELEKSHVFLTHWQVAGHECDLPAPGDWLTFDMLGERAVLMRGADGVVRAFHNLCRHRGARVVDGDRGQCRGAIVCPFHGWVYNLDGTLRGAAQPTSFGDMDRTKFGLKPIELQSFHGFLFIRFNPGPQPDIADYLAPYEADFAAYRTADMLPVATPYWSTELPVNWKSVRDVDNEGYHVPLAHPGLQDLYGRDYRDVFLPHGLNISIGRYGDTPGRLWSVRHYNRLSRSRDHLPPHLAGAWTYYGLFPQIVFAFTPEGVQYYHEIPIGPGRTRLTGRLYRNPDETRQERLARYLAMRIDRDTSAEDQQLSIWSNESMRSSAFENFHLSDLEWGLRRHHDDLRALIPVMKLDQAPPEDRIAAINREMLGAST
- a CDS encoding polyamine ABC transporter substrate-binding protein, which codes for MKLTRRNALLTLGSTLALPYVRPSWAQAGTVNVYNWSDYIGETTIADFEAETGIGVVYDLYSSAEEMQAKMLAGSTGYDVVVMAGLNLPNFVQAGVYQKLDRSRLTNHANLDPQILKIVEGFDPGNEHGVPYMWGSVGVTYNLDMIRERLPDADLESLDTLFKPENAAKLADCGISLLDSPTDIGFMVMKYIGIDPNTAGPAEYQKMAEAFAPIRDYVATFDNANYLTSIPNGELCAINSWSGDYGVAKARAAEAGIEMNLAYYVPKTGAPAWFDLLCLPADAPNTDNAYTFVNYLLRPEVIAACTNFIGYANANKAATPLVDPAIASDPAIYPDDATLARMFTPTPQTEEQDREITRIWTTIKSGG